A part of Vigna radiata var. radiata cultivar VC1973A chromosome 11, Vradiata_ver6, whole genome shotgun sequence genomic DNA contains:
- the LOC106777871 gene encoding calcium-dependent protein kinase 3 isoform X2 produces MGNCNSEASSQMQPYSDHHHDHPQPSNGISVLPPNSKPSVGRVLNRPMEDVRSTYIFGRELGRGQFGVTYLVIHKHTNEQLACKSIATRKLVHRDDLDDVRREVQIMHHLTGHRNIVELKGAYEDRHSVNLVMELCAGGELFDRIIAKGHYSERAAADLCRQIATVVHDCHTMGVMHRDLKPENFLFLGKEENSPLKATDFGLSVFFKPGDVFKDLVGSAYYVAPEVLRRSYGPEADIWSAGVILFILLSGVPPFWAENEQGIFNAILRGRIDFESDPWPSISSSAKDLVKNMLRVDPKSRPSAVEVLNIAVLTRMKQFRAMNKLKKVALKVIAENLSEEEIIGLKEMFKSMDTDNNGIITFEELKTGLPKLGTKISESEVKQLMEAADVDGNGTIDYIEFITATMHMNRMEREDHLYKAFEYFDKDRSGYITMEELESALKKYNMGDEETIKEIISEVDTDNDGRINYEEFVAMMRKGNPDLVTKRRK; encoded by the exons ATGGGAAACTGTAACAGCGAAGCCTCTTCCCAAATGCAGCCATATTCCGACCATCACCATGATCACCCTCAACCTTCCAACGGCATCAGCGTTCTACCTCCGAATTCCAAGCCCTCCGTGGGTCGGGTCCTGAACCGGCCCATGGAGGACGTCCGTTCCACCTATATATTCGGGCGTGAACTGGGCCGCGGGCAATTCGGCGTCACCTACTTAGTGATCCACAAGCACACTAACGAACAATTAGCGTGCAAATCCATTGCCACGCGCAAACTCGTCCACCGAGACGACTTGGATGACGTCCGCCGCGAGGTGCAGATCATGCACCACCTCACCGGGCACCGCAACATTGTCGAGCTCAAGGGAGCCTACGAGGATCGACATTCTGTCAATCTTGTCATGGAGCTCTGCGCCGGTGGCGAGCTCTTCGACCGGATCATCGCCAAGGGCCATTACTCCGAGCGCGCAGCTGCCGACCTCTGCCGCCAGATCGCCACGGTGGTGCACGACTGCCACACCATGGGAGTGATGCACAGGGATCTGAAGCCGGAGAACTTCTTGTTCCTCGGTAAGGAGGAAAACTCGCCGCTTAAGGCCACGGACTTCGGTCTCTCCGTGTTCTTCAAGCCTG GCGATGTGTTTAAGGACCTTGTTGGGAGTGCGTATTATGTTGCTCCTGAAGTGCTGCGTAGAAGTTATGGACCCGAAGCTGATATTTGGAGTGCTGGGGTTATATTGTTCATTTTGCTCTCTGGTGTCCCTCCCTTCTGGGCAG AAAATGAACAGGGTATCTTTAATGCTATTCTTCGTGGACGTATTGATTTTGAATCAGATCCTTGGCCTTCCATTTCAAGCAGTGCGAAAGATTTAGTCAAGAACATGTTACGAGTTGATCCCAAAAGCAGGCCCTCGGCAGTTGAAGTCCTTA ATATTGCTGTTTTAACCAGAATGAAGCAATTCAGGGCAATGAACAAGCTAAAGAAAGTAGCTCTGAAG GTTATTGCTGAAAATCTTTCTGAAGAAGAAATCATTGGCTTGAAGGAAATGTTTAAATCCATGGACACAGATAACAATGGAATAATCACTTTTGAAGAGTTGAAAACTGGTCTGCCAAAACTGGGTACTAAGATTTCCGAGTCTGAAGTAAAGCAGTTAATGGAAGCG GCTGATGTAGACGGAAATGGGACCATTGATTACATTGAATTTATAACAGCTACCATGCATATGAATAGAATGGAAAGAGAGGACCACTTATATAAagcttttgaatattttgacaAGGATAGAAGCGG GTACATCACTATGGAAGAGTTGGAATCTGcccttaaaaaatataatatgggTGATGAGGAAACAATAAAGGAAATCATTTCCGAAGTTGATACAGACAAT GATGGAAGAATTAACTATGAGGAGTTTGTAGCCATGATGAGGAAAGGCAATCCAGATTTGGTAACCAAACGTCGCAAATAA
- the LOC106776590 gene encoding uncharacterized protein LOC106776590, producing MSMAHSCSSSTCNDCGRKHMRSVSSRGDASLICHCGEKTVLRTARTTKNRGKQFWGCPRYKLGSENGCNFFRWLSDWGVEDSISCELLEANDVRWGKTFEKQGVKQMSEVEKAVVGLQRGMKYVVVVVSVLFVMNTILIAMMMGRA from the coding sequence ATGTCCATGGCNCATTCTTGTTCCTCTTCAACTTGCAATGACTGTGGAAGGAAGCATATGCGTTCTGTTAGCTCTCGTGGAGATGCATCGCTGATCTGCCATTGTGGAGAGAAGACTGTGTTGAGGACTGCAAGAACCACCAAGAATCGAGGGAAACAGTTCTGGGGTTGCCCTAGGTATAAGCTGGGGAGTGAAAATGGATGCAACTTCTTCAGATGGTTAAGTGATTGGGGAGTTGAAGATAGTATTAGCTGTGAGCTTTTGGAAGCAAATGACGTGAGGTGGGGAAAGACTTTTGAAAAGCAAGGTGTTAAGCAGATGTCTGAAGTGGAGAAAGCTGTGGTGGGTCTTCAAAGAGGGATGAAATATGTGGTTGTGGTTGTTAGTGTTCTATTTGTAATGAACACGATTTTAATTGCAATGATGATGGGAAGGGCTTGA
- the LOC106777871 gene encoding calcium-dependent protein kinase 3 isoform X1 translates to MGNCNSEASSQMQPYSDHHHDHPQPSNGISVLPPNSKPSVGRVLNRPMEDVRSTYIFGRELGRGQFGVTYLVIHKHTNEQLACKSIATRKLVHRDDLDDVRREVQIMHHLTGHRNIVELKGAYEDRHSVNLVMELCAGGELFDRIIAKGHYSERAAADLCRQIATVVHDCHTMGVMHRDLKPENFLFLGKEENSPLKATDFGLSVFFKPGDVFKDLVGSAYYVAPEVLRRSYGPEADIWSAGVILFILLSGVPPFWAENEQGIFNAILRGRIDFESDPWPSISSSAKDLVKNMLRVDPKSRPSAVEVLNHPWMREDGASDKPLDIAVLTRMKQFRAMNKLKKVALKVIAENLSEEEIIGLKEMFKSMDTDNNGIITFEELKTGLPKLGTKISESEVKQLMEAADVDGNGTIDYIEFITATMHMNRMEREDHLYKAFEYFDKDRSGYITMEELESALKKYNMGDEETIKEIISEVDTDNDGRINYEEFVAMMRKGNPDLVTKRRK, encoded by the exons ATGGGAAACTGTAACAGCGAAGCCTCTTCCCAAATGCAGCCATATTCCGACCATCACCATGATCACCCTCAACCTTCCAACGGCATCAGCGTTCTACCTCCGAATTCCAAGCCCTCCGTGGGTCGGGTCCTGAACCGGCCCATGGAGGACGTCCGTTCCACCTATATATTCGGGCGTGAACTGGGCCGCGGGCAATTCGGCGTCACCTACTTAGTGATCCACAAGCACACTAACGAACAATTAGCGTGCAAATCCATTGCCACGCGCAAACTCGTCCACCGAGACGACTTGGATGACGTCCGCCGCGAGGTGCAGATCATGCACCACCTCACCGGGCACCGCAACATTGTCGAGCTCAAGGGAGCCTACGAGGATCGACATTCTGTCAATCTTGTCATGGAGCTCTGCGCCGGTGGCGAGCTCTTCGACCGGATCATCGCCAAGGGCCATTACTCCGAGCGCGCAGCTGCCGACCTCTGCCGCCAGATCGCCACGGTGGTGCACGACTGCCACACCATGGGAGTGATGCACAGGGATCTGAAGCCGGAGAACTTCTTGTTCCTCGGTAAGGAGGAAAACTCGCCGCTTAAGGCCACGGACTTCGGTCTCTCCGTGTTCTTCAAGCCTG GCGATGTGTTTAAGGACCTTGTTGGGAGTGCGTATTATGTTGCTCCTGAAGTGCTGCGTAGAAGTTATGGACCCGAAGCTGATATTTGGAGTGCTGGGGTTATATTGTTCATTTTGCTCTCTGGTGTCCCTCCCTTCTGGGCAG AAAATGAACAGGGTATCTTTAATGCTATTCTTCGTGGACGTATTGATTTTGAATCAGATCCTTGGCCTTCCATTTCAAGCAGTGCGAAAGATTTAGTCAAGAACATGTTACGAGTTGATCCCAAAAGCAGGCCCTCGGCAGTTGAAGTCCTTA ATCATCCTTGGATGAGAGAAGATGGAGCATCTGATAAACCTCTAGATATTGCTGTTTTAACCAGAATGAAGCAATTCAGGGCAATGAACAAGCTAAAGAAAGTAGCTCTGAAG GTTATTGCTGAAAATCTTTCTGAAGAAGAAATCATTGGCTTGAAGGAAATGTTTAAATCCATGGACACAGATAACAATGGAATAATCACTTTTGAAGAGTTGAAAACTGGTCTGCCAAAACTGGGTACTAAGATTTCCGAGTCTGAAGTAAAGCAGTTAATGGAAGCG GCTGATGTAGACGGAAATGGGACCATTGATTACATTGAATTTATAACAGCTACCATGCATATGAATAGAATGGAAAGAGAGGACCACTTATATAAagcttttgaatattttgacaAGGATAGAAGCGG GTACATCACTATGGAAGAGTTGGAATCTGcccttaaaaaatataatatgggTGATGAGGAAACAATAAAGGAAATCATTTCCGAAGTTGATACAGACAAT GATGGAAGAATTAACTATGAGGAGTTTGTAGCCATGATGAGGAAAGGCAATCCAGATTTGGTAACCAAACGTCGCAAATAA